In Tursiops truncatus isolate mTurTru1 chromosome X, mTurTru1.mat.Y, whole genome shotgun sequence, the following proteins share a genomic window:
- the LOC101338348 gene encoding protein BEX1 yields the protein MASKEEQAVKNLYMENANQENENKDEKGQDANKGEPFALPLEAGEYCVPRGNRRRFRVRQPILQYRWDMTQRLEEPQTRMREENMERIGEEVRQLMEKLREKQLSHSLRAVSTDPPHHDHHDEFCLMP from the coding sequence ATGGCGTCCAAAGAGGAACAAGCAGTAAAAAATCTCTACATGGAAAATGCCAACCAGGAGAATGAAAACAAGGATGAAAAGGGGCAGGATGCTAATAAAGGAGAGCCTTTCGCCCTCCCTTTGGAAGCTGGTGAATATTGTGTACCTAGAGGAAATCGTAGGAGGTTCCGTGTTAGGCAGCCCATCCTGCAGTATAGATGGGACATGACTCAGAGGCTTGAAGAGCCACAGACAAGGATGAGAGAAGAGAATATGGAAAGGATtggggaggaggtgaggcagCTGATGGAAAAGCTGAGGGAAAAGCAGTTGAGTCATAGTCTGCGGGCAGTTAGCACTGACCCCCCTCACCATGACCATCATGATGAGTTTTGCCTTATGCCTTGA